One Flavobacteriales bacterium genomic region harbors:
- a CDS encoding T9SS type A sorting domain-containing protein has translation MKRNVYLLTFMSLIISSGTTFAQISFTNHASDLTGTYHSGVAVTVNDADRDGLDDIVILDNAKDLKIEFQKMDGVWVGFDSGQEMDNGEAWGMAVGDASNNGHSDVFSGLFGGLPDYAKSNAAGTAYTISELPTYGLATQCVNLADMDTDGDLDFFSCGDTGPSGIWENDGSGNFTYSGDNIIPMTPTDNPGWGSWDGSGNYGSTFTDYDLDGDLDLYITHCRQGVGNSSDPRRINQMFINDGNGNYAEDFTNANQLRIGAQSWTTDFQDFDNDGDFDAFITNHDVNNMLLRNDNGVFNDIFSGSGLDMTVGTPIEGLMRDFDNDMYVDIIVTGSDNMETYALYHNNGDNTFTKVNGALGGSGLYSLAVGDLNHDGFLDIYGSYATIYTSPSSTPDAVWINDGNDNNWLAVDLEGTISNRSAVGSVVKMYGPWGMQVREVRSGESYGICNSLISYFGLAQNTQIDSVVVDWPSSGIHQVVENPSPNQFLKIVENECVAPEAFITTQGETVLCQGQTLDLMAPTGMNLGYEWSTGETGQSITISSAGTYMVRITDLDASNSGCSSVSAAVTVEVSPDETPEVSVSGELTFCEGGSVTLTSTSAAAYQWSNGLGTTQSVEVTEAGNYSVTITGVCDDFTSDAVSVEVLAAPAPTANDTMIPVAGTVDLTASGIGSDFNWYDQQTSGNLLGSGASFTTPVVSSTTSFWVEEVVDYPGQTYYGAKTDRTMTGGQYHNSTGFYLIFDVLENMTLESVKVYTDSEGDRTVLVEDANGSTIYSQTFTVPSGESRINFTNWDFTPGTGYRFRVQGANHGFWRDNSASGVNYPYNAGGLAVVTGTNANPPQYYYYYYDWEVKAQDFQCVSERTEVVVSIGTVGIEEGELANVEVYPNPASNYLTVKVPAEIDGTIDLQLLDVAGNLVESRTIAAGITSLNVSSLSSGVYVLQMRSEKGIYNRRLVVE, from the coding sequence ATGAAAAGAAACGTATACCTCCTCACATTTATGTCCCTGATCATTTCGTCAGGAACAACCTTTGCCCAAATTTCCTTTACCAACCACGCTTCTGACCTTACAGGCACGTACCATAGTGGCGTGGCCGTTACGGTGAATGATGCCGACCGGGACGGACTGGACGACATTGTGATCTTGGACAACGCCAAGGACCTGAAGATCGAGTTTCAGAAAATGGATGGCGTCTGGGTCGGATTCGATTCGGGACAGGAAATGGACAATGGCGAAGCGTGGGGCATGGCCGTGGGCGATGCCTCCAACAATGGCCACAGCGATGTGTTCTCCGGCCTTTTTGGAGGATTGCCCGATTATGCGAAGTCGAACGCGGCCGGAACGGCCTACACCATTTCAGAACTTCCAACCTACGGATTGGCCACGCAGTGCGTCAACTTGGCGGATATGGATACCGATGGCGACCTCGATTTCTTCTCCTGTGGCGATACCGGGCCGAGCGGCATCTGGGAGAACGATGGCAGCGGCAACTTCACCTATTCCGGAGACAACATCATCCCAATGACCCCCACGGATAACCCTGGCTGGGGATCTTGGGACGGCTCTGGGAATTACGGCTCTACATTTACGGATTACGACCTTGACGGTGACCTTGACCTCTACATCACGCATTGCCGCCAAGGAGTAGGGAATTCCAGCGACCCGAGACGCATCAACCAGATGTTCATCAACGATGGCAACGGAAACTATGCAGAGGATTTTACCAATGCCAACCAGTTGCGTATCGGTGCTCAATCTTGGACAACCGATTTTCAGGATTTTGACAACGATGGCGATTTCGATGCCTTCATTACCAACCACGATGTGAACAACATGCTGCTGAGAAACGACAATGGCGTATTCAACGATATTTTCTCAGGAAGCGGATTGGACATGACTGTTGGGACACCGATAGAAGGGCTGATGCGCGATTTCGACAACGACATGTATGTTGATATCATCGTTACAGGATCGGACAATATGGAAACCTATGCCCTTTACCACAACAATGGAGACAACACTTTTACCAAGGTCAATGGAGCGTTGGGCGGGTCGGGTCTATACAGTTTGGCCGTTGGCGATCTGAACCATGATGGCTTTCTCGATATCTACGGGAGTTACGCCACCATCTATACAAGCCCATCAAGCACACCGGATGCTGTTTGGATCAACGATGGCAACGATAACAATTGGCTTGCGGTCGATCTGGAAGGAACCATTTCCAACCGAAGTGCCGTGGGTTCTGTGGTAAAGATGTATGGACCTTGGGGCATGCAGGTGCGCGAGGTGAGAAGCGGTGAGAGCTATGGCATCTGCAATTCGCTCATCTCTTATTTCGGGTTGGCGCAGAACACGCAGATAGACAGTGTGGTGGTCGATTGGCCGTCATCAGGAATTCATCAAGTGGTGGAAAATCCTTCTCCGAACCAGTTCCTTAAAATTGTGGAGAATGAATGCGTTGCACCCGAAGCGTTTATCACCACACAAGGCGAAACAGTTCTGTGCCAAGGTCAGACCTTGGATCTGATGGCACCGACCGGAATGAACCTTGGCTACGAATGGTCAACAGGGGAAACAGGGCAGTCGATCACCATAAGTAGTGCCGGCACATACATGGTACGGATCACCGATCTGGATGCCAGCAACAGCGGCTGTTCATCCGTTTCGGCAGCAGTTACGGTAGAGGTTTCTCCAGATGAGACACCGGAGGTTTCCGTGTCCGGAGAACTGACCTTCTGTGAGGGCGGAAGTGTGACGCTCACCTCCACATCGGCTGCTGCCTATCAGTGGTCCAACGGGCTGGGCACCACGCAGAGCGTAGAAGTTACCGAGGCCGGAAACTATTCGGTCACCATTACCGGGGTCTGCGATGACTTTACTTCCGATGCCGTATCCGTGGAGGTTTTGGCAGCACCTGCACCGACAGCCAACGACACCATGATCCCTGTTGCCGGAACCGTTGATCTTACAGCAAGCGGAATTGGCAGCGATTTCAACTGGTATGATCAGCAGACAAGTGGCAATCTGTTGGGTTCAGGAGCAAGCTTCACTACGCCAGTTGTCAGTTCCACCACATCCTTTTGGGTAGAAGAAGTGGTCGATTATCCGGGACAGACCTACTACGGTGCCAAAACGGACAGGACCATGACAGGCGGCCAATACCATAATTCAACGGGTTTCTATCTGATCTTCGATGTGTTGGAGAACATGACCTTGGAGTCGGTGAAAGTTTACACGGATTCCGAAGGAGATAGGACGGTTCTTGTTGAAGACGCAAACGGAAGTACCATCTATTCTCAGACCTTCACCGTGCCTTCCGGTGAGTCGAGGATCAATTTTACCAATTGGGATTTCACTCCCGGAACGGGCTATCGATTCAGGGTTCAAGGAGCAAACCACGGGTTTTGGCGGGACAATAGCGCATCGGGTGTCAATTATCCGTACAATGCTGGAGGATTGGCGGTGGTCACAGGCACCAATGCCAATCCGCCACAGTACTACTATTACTACTACGATTGGGAAGTAAAGGCGCAGGATTTCCAATGTGTGAGCGAAAGGACCGAAGTGGTCGTTTCCATTGGAACCGTTGGAATTGAAGAAGGCGAACTGGCGAATGTTGAAGTTTATCCGAATCCGGCATCGAATTACC